In a single window of the Candidatus Nanosynbacter featherlites genome:
- a CDS encoding response regulator transcription factor: MKKIAIIEDDPAISQMYRMKFEADDFDVRLAADGKVGVELVEKFTPDIILLDLQMPEMDGLTALKKIRSHAWGKTVPVIVLTNLSEEEAPDELRVLNIHSYIVKANLTPRQVVSKVKDVIG, from the coding sequence ATGAAGAAGATTGCCATTATCGAAGACGATCCAGCTATTAGCCAGATGTACCGCATGAAATTTGAGGCTGATGATTTTGATGTACGACTCGCAGCCGATGGCAAAGTGGGCGTCGAATTAGTTGAGAAATTTACCCCAGATATCATTTTGCTTGATTTACAAATGCCAGAAATGGATGGATTGACCGCCTTGAAAAAAATTCGTTCTCACGCGTGGGGCAAAACCGTTCCAGTCATCGTTCTGACGAATTTGAGCGAAGAAGAAGCGCCTGACGAACTGCGAGTTCTCAACATTCACAGCTACATCGTCAAGGCAAATTTGACACCACGCCAAGTAGTCAGCAAAGTCAAAGACGTCATCGGCTAA
- a CDS encoding bifunctional 5,10-methylenetetrahydrofolate dehydrogenase/5,10-methenyltetrahydrofolate cyclohydrolase, which translates to MKILTGTDLASFIKERQAKQVRALRQAWHIQPRLAIVTNTDNPVIETYMRLKHNYGADILIDTEIHHVEDVLETVQQLNVREDVQGIIVQLPLKDPTQTDEVLAAVAPEKDVDGLNPRSSFEAATPTAINWLLSGHGIDLSKKRIAVVGHGRLVGAPLVDMWRRSGLEPVVFDMGDDLARLVNFEVIVTATGSPGVISSDMVQPGAIVVDAGTASDKGKIVGDVAKEVRDRQDVSITPEKGGVGPLTVAALFDNLINACLAIANRQKQ; encoded by the coding sequence ATGAAAATACTCACTGGTACAGATTTGGCAAGTTTTATCAAAGAGCGTCAAGCCAAGCAAGTTCGAGCATTGCGCCAAGCGTGGCATATTCAGCCTCGATTGGCAATCGTCACAAACACCGACAATCCAGTGATTGAAACATATATGCGCTTGAAGCATAACTATGGTGCGGATATTTTGATTGATACAGAAATTCACCACGTGGAAGATGTATTGGAGACGGTTCAGCAGCTGAATGTGCGAGAAGATGTGCAGGGAATTATTGTGCAGCTGCCACTAAAAGACCCAACTCAGACGGACGAAGTATTGGCTGCGGTTGCGCCAGAAAAAGATGTCGATGGGCTCAATCCTCGTTCGTCGTTTGAGGCGGCAACGCCAACGGCTATCAATTGGCTATTGTCGGGCCACGGTATTGATTTGTCCAAAAAGCGCATCGCTGTGGTTGGACATGGTCGACTGGTGGGCGCACCACTGGTGGATATGTGGCGTCGGTCTGGTTTGGAGCCGGTCGTCTTTGACATGGGGGATGACTTGGCGCGGTTAGTTAATTTTGAAGTGATTGTTACCGCCACGGGCAGTCCGGGTGTTATTTCGTCTGATATGGTGCAGCCTGGCGCAATTGTGGTTGATGCGGGCACCGCGTCTGACAAGGGCAAAATAGTTGGCGATGTTGCCAAAGAAGTGCGTGACCGGCAGGACGTGTCGATCACGCCCGAAAAAGGCGGTGTTGGACCGCTGACGGTGGCGGCGCTGTTTGATAATTTGATCAATGCCTGCCTGGCGATTGCCAATCGACAAAAACAATAG
- a CDS encoding glycogen/starch/alpha-glucan phosphorylase, whose product MDPYFYTEKPKYRPHDIEDASEFYDIIERSSLTHQLSNSRPYIYWTMEIYDKANGIKGGGGLGVLAADTRRVAEKLDVPFVVVTPFYRSESHQKITNLAQEEFSETVSPQDYGFEYIDDVSISSRGFPDASLSIFKKTLGSTQFVTISEPNFGQLYEGEGSGDHRLYQEVALGFGGYKALKLLGIKPAVIQLNETATIFAALARLDELCANGMNLYEAIVYVRKHTLYTNHTLLQAAEPEFHRSQFEKLVLPNIKSNAVRCWLMEQFRNDRLRPNLLAIELTEAKNGVSKLHARVANFRDRNNDKVKFHAITNGIDLETWVLPEILQLYTESGIIDKFGLPTDNFHTKIDTLTASDLRAMHRAGRAALNRVLQHRKDQYNRPVQIPENALLFDFKRRFANYKRPYMPFTNPKALRQILVDYNAHYILAGKVHQGDTVMYQRLLEILQLVDADPILKERVHYIQDYDEELGRALAVGSNIAINVPEVGWEACGTSWEKDIANLKLLISTSDGGVADIKPIACLEVSGKNYDEEVRSLYLNMHKAARIMQNDSLLEKLTHRQLKAYLPIISGARMMKDYLHFLFPKR is encoded by the coding sequence ATGGATCCATATTTTTACACAGAAAAACCAAAATACCGACCACACGACATCGAAGATGCCTCTGAGTTTTATGACATCATTGAACGTAGTAGCTTGACTCATCAACTGTCTAACTCCAGGCCGTACATCTACTGGACGATGGAAATTTACGACAAAGCCAACGGCATCAAAGGTGGTGGCGGCTTGGGCGTGCTGGCGGCAGACACACGGCGGGTGGCCGAAAAATTAGACGTGCCATTTGTGGTAGTGACGCCATTTTACCGCAGTGAATCGCACCAAAAAATTACCAACCTGGCGCAGGAAGAATTTTCAGAAACTGTCTCACCACAAGACTATGGCTTTGAATACATCGACGACGTGTCCATCAGTTCACGTGGGTTTCCTGATGCCAGTTTGAGTATTTTCAAAAAGACGCTTGGCTCGACTCAGTTTGTTACCATCTCAGAGCCAAACTTTGGACAATTGTACGAAGGTGAAGGCTCGGGCGATCACCGGCTATACCAAGAAGTCGCGCTCGGGTTTGGCGGCTATAAAGCCCTAAAGCTGCTCGGCATCAAACCAGCCGTCATCCAACTCAACGAAACCGCGACCATTTTTGCGGCATTGGCTCGACTGGACGAACTATGCGCCAACGGCATGAACCTGTACGAAGCAATCGTTTACGTACGCAAACACACACTCTACACCAACCACACCCTGCTCCAAGCGGCTGAACCAGAATTTCACCGCTCACAATTTGAAAAATTGGTGCTGCCAAATATCAAAAGTAACGCGGTGCGCTGCTGGCTGATGGAGCAATTTCGGAACGACCGCTTGCGGCCAAACCTACTAGCAATTGAGCTGACCGAAGCCAAAAATGGCGTCAGCAAACTGCACGCCCGCGTGGCAAATTTCCGCGACCGCAACAACGACAAGGTCAAGTTTCATGCCATCACCAATGGCATCGATCTGGAAACATGGGTACTGCCGGAAATCCTGCAGCTCTACACTGAAAGCGGAATCATTGATAAGTTTGGGCTGCCAACAGATAATTTTCACACCAAGATCGATACCTTGACCGCGTCAGACCTCCGCGCCATGCACCGCGCTGGTCGCGCCGCCTTAAACCGTGTACTACAGCACCGCAAAGATCAATATAACCGTCCTGTACAAATACCAGAAAACGCATTGTTGTTTGACTTTAAACGGCGCTTTGCTAACTATAAGCGGCCATACATGCCGTTTACTAACCCAAAGGCTCTGCGACAGATTTTGGTGGATTATAACGCGCACTACATCTTGGCGGGAAAAGTCCATCAAGGCGACACTGTGATGTATCAACGATTGCTTGAAATTTTACAATTGGTAGACGCTGACCCCATCTTAAAAGAGCGCGTTCACTATATCCAAGATTATGACGAGGAACTGGGCCGGGCGCTGGCAGTTGGCTCAAACATCGCCATCAACGTGCCAGAAGTTGGCTGGGAAGCCTGCGGTACATCATGGGAAAAAGATATCGCCAACCTTAAATTACTCATTTCCACCAGTGATGGTGGCGTGGCAGACATCAAGCCAATCGCCTGTCTGGAAGTTAGTGGCAAAAACTACGATGAAGAGGTTCGTTCGCTGTATCTCAACATGCACAAAGCCGCACGCATCATGCAAAATGATTCACTGCTGGAAAAATTAACTCATCGCCAGCTCAAAGCATACCTGCCAATCATCTCTGGCGCACGCATGATGAAAGATTATCTGCACTTTTTGTTTCCAAAGCGGTGA
- a CDS encoding helix-turn-helix domain-containing protein produces the protein MNTDRYIQKIGTLIAENRQRKNLTQAQLADALGTSQSAINRIESGKQNLSLEMLSRISEVLSHNIMLLNKTGKINFRVSGGHKLSGSIDVKTSKNAAVALLCASLLNKGKTTLRRVSRIEEVNRIIEVLNSIGVKTRWLAGNDLEITPPAKLRLEDMDITAAKRTRTVLMFLGPLLHQYDDFRLPFAGGCNLGKRTVEPHLSGLKHFGMQVEAEPDSYHATVNVTTGDHTIVLTERGDTVTENLIMAAALSPTKTIIRNASPNYMVQDVCFYLEKLGVKIEGIGTTTLTITGKKSINQPVEYAPSEDPIEAMSFIAAAVVTDSEITVRRAPIEFLEIELATLAEMGLRYELSEEYPANNGRTRLVDIALKHSKLVAPKDKIHALPFPGINMDNLPFLGLIATMAEGRTLVHDWSYENRAIYFTELSKLNAHIELVDPHRVYISGPTNWKPADVIAPPALRPSVVVFLAMLAAPGQSTLRDVYSINRGYEDLAQRLNRLGAQVEVINE, from the coding sequence ATGAATACAGATCGATACATCCAAAAGATCGGTACGCTCATTGCGGAAAACCGTCAAAGAAAAAATCTGACGCAGGCCCAATTAGCTGACGCTTTGGGAACGTCGCAGAGTGCCATCAATCGTATTGAAAGCGGTAAACAAAACCTCAGTCTTGAAATGTTGTCGCGTATCTCGGAGGTATTGAGCCATAATATCATGCTGCTTAACAAAACTGGCAAGATCAATTTCCGCGTCTCGGGTGGACACAAACTATCTGGTAGTATCGACGTCAAAACGAGTAAAAATGCTGCAGTGGCTTTGTTGTGTGCTAGTTTACTCAACAAAGGTAAAACGACACTGAGGCGGGTGTCTCGCATTGAAGAAGTTAACCGCATCATTGAAGTGCTTAATTCCATTGGTGTCAAAACTCGGTGGCTGGCAGGCAATGACCTGGAAATCACACCGCCAGCCAAGCTGAGGTTGGAGGACATGGATATCACGGCTGCCAAGCGTACTCGCACGGTGTTGATGTTCCTGGGTCCGCTACTTCATCAATATGATGATTTTCGGTTGCCATTTGCCGGTGGCTGTAACCTTGGCAAGCGCACCGTGGAGCCACACTTATCGGGACTGAAGCACTTTGGGATGCAGGTAGAGGCGGAACCAGACAGCTATCACGCGACGGTTAATGTCACGACGGGTGATCACACTATTGTCCTGACTGAACGTGGTGACACGGTGACGGAAAATCTCATCATGGCAGCAGCATTGTCGCCAACCAAGACCATCATCCGCAACGCCAGCCCAAACTACATGGTGCAGGATGTCTGTTTCTACTTGGAAAAATTGGGCGTGAAGATAGAAGGCATTGGTACCACCACGTTGACCATCACCGGTAAAAAATCGATCAACCAACCTGTTGAATATGCGCCGTCTGAAGACCCGATTGAGGCCATGAGCTTCATCGCGGCGGCCGTGGTAACAGACTCGGAGATTACGGTGCGTCGGGCGCCAATTGAATTTTTGGAAATTGAGCTAGCAACCTTGGCTGAAATGGGCTTGCGGTATGAACTGAGCGAGGAATACCCAGCCAACAATGGCCGCACTCGTTTGGTGGACATCGCGCTGAAACACTCCAAACTGGTTGCGCCAAAAGACAAGATTCATGCATTGCCGTTCCCAGGAATTAACATGGATAACTTGCCGTTCTTGGGGCTTATCGCTACCATGGCTGAGGGCAGGACTTTGGTGCATGACTGGAGCTATGAAAACCGGGCGATTTATTTCACTGAGCTAAGCAAGTTAAACGCGCACATTGAGCTGGTCGATCCACACCGAGTGTACATCAGCGGTCCGACCAATTGGAAGCCAGCCGACGTCATCGCGCCACCAGCGCTCCGACCAAGTGTTGTCGTCTTTTTGGCGATGTTGGCGGCGCCAGGACAGTCAACCCTGCGCGACGTATATTCCATCAACCGTGGCTACGAAGATTTGGCACAGCGTCTGAATCGATTGGGTGCACAAGTTGAAGTGATCAACGAATAA
- the glyA gene encoding serine hydroxymethyltransferase, with product MGEIDMEDQAIERLIAAEIERQQAGLELIPSENYVSPDVLKALGSVFTNKYSEGYPGRRYYGGQHNTDQIEQLAIDRAKQLFGADHANVQPHSGAQANEAVYYAWCEPGDTILAMDLAHGGHLTHGASVTRSAREYNFVRYGIKDVETGEIDYEEIRRLALKHRPKVILAGFSAYPRELDYAKFAEIGRKVGAILMADMAHIAGLIVGGQANNPFDYGFHVITTTTHKTLRGPRGGLILSKGVVGNPLKRPEKTLENLPTLIDRAVFPGTQGGPHMHTIAAKAVAFGEALRPEFTAYAQQIVKNAAVLADELKRGGLKLVTGGTSNHLVLADVYGSFGIDGKTAQERLEASGITANANAIPNDTLPPFRPSGLRLGTPAVTTRGMKETKMKQIAELIIAAIRTDDPNIHAELKQKTGSLAKSFPLPYTKS from the coding sequence ATAGGAGAAATTGACATGGAAGATCAAGCAATTGAACGACTCATCGCTGCGGAAATTGAGCGGCAACAAGCAGGGCTAGAGCTCATCCCCAGCGAAAACTACGTTTCACCAGACGTGCTCAAGGCGCTGGGTAGCGTATTTACCAACAAATATTCTGAGGGTTACCCTGGTCGACGCTACTATGGCGGACAGCATAATACCGATCAAATTGAGCAGTTGGCGATTGACCGCGCCAAGCAGCTGTTCGGCGCCGACCACGCCAATGTCCAGCCGCACTCCGGCGCCCAAGCCAACGAGGCGGTGTATTATGCATGGTGTGAGCCTGGTGACACCATTCTAGCAATGGATTTGGCGCACGGCGGACATTTGACTCACGGTGCATCAGTCACCCGCTCGGCCCGTGAGTACAACTTTGTCCGCTACGGCATCAAAGATGTCGAGACTGGCGAAATTGATTATGAAGAAATTCGCCGTTTGGCACTGAAACATCGACCAAAAGTCATCTTGGCGGGCTTTTCGGCTTATCCACGGGAGCTGGATTATGCAAAGTTTGCCGAGATAGGACGCAAAGTCGGCGCCATACTGATGGCGGATATGGCGCACATCGCTGGGCTGATCGTTGGTGGCCAAGCCAACAATCCGTTTGACTATGGCTTTCACGTTATCACCACTACCACACACAAAACCCTGCGCGGTCCACGCGGCGGCTTGATCTTGTCAAAAGGTGTGGTCGGTAATCCTTTGAAACGACCGGAAAAAACCTTGGAGAACTTACCAACGCTCATCGATAGAGCAGTTTTCCCTGGCACTCAAGGTGGTCCGCACATGCATACCATCGCTGCCAAGGCGGTGGCTTTTGGTGAGGCACTGCGTCCAGAATTTACAGCATACGCCCAGCAAATCGTAAAGAATGCGGCCGTGCTGGCAGATGAATTGAAACGCGGCGGTTTGAAATTGGTAACAGGTGGCACCAGTAACCACTTGGTGCTGGCAGATGTTTATGGCAGCTTTGGTATCGACGGCAAAACCGCTCAGGAACGGCTGGAGGCCAGCGGCATCACCGCCAACGCCAACGCCATCCCGAACGACACCCTGCCGCCTTTCCGCCCAAGCGGCCTGCGCCTTGGTACACCAGCAGTGACGACACGCGGCATGAAAGAGACTAAGATGAAGCAGATTGCTGAGCTGATCATTGCAGCAATTCGAACCGATGACCCAAATATCCATGCTGAACTCAAACAAAAAACTGGGTCTTTAGCAAAGAGCTTTCCGCTTCCTTACACTAAGAGCTAG
- a CDS encoding type II secretion system protein: MISSNKTKGFTLVELLIVIVVIAILAAISIVAYNGVTQKARDDERQSNARNLVNAAASFNSSAEDDKWPTVSEVGGYSTIKVPATVISATDGTAPTPSNKNHYGYEFCKDGGVTTNQSEATGVKVKYWKDVDAGTDHVKEITTGKCN; encoded by the coding sequence ATGATTTCTTCAAACAAAACTAAAGGTTTCACACTTGTTGAGCTTTTGATCGTGATCGTTGTTATCGCGATTTTGGCAGCAATCTCAATCGTTGCCTACAACGGTGTAACACAAAAAGCACGTGACGACGAACGTCAATCAAACGCACGCAACCTCGTCAATGCAGCAGCATCTTTCAACTCTAGTGCAGAGGACGACAAGTGGCCTACTGTTTCTGAGGTAGGTGGCTACAGCACCATTAAGGTTCCAGCTACAGTTATCAGCGCGACTGACGGTACTGCACCAACACCATCTAACAAAAACCACTATGGTTACGAGTTCTGCAAAGACGGTGGTGTAACAACAAATCAGTCTGAAGCAACCGGTGTTAAGGTTAAATACTGGAAAGACGTAGATGCTGGTACTGACCACGTGAAAGAGATCACAACCGGTAAGTGTAACTAG
- a CDS encoding PulJ/GspJ family protein produces MSHSKYQRGFTLVEMLVISPLVIIILAGIVGIVISLTTESMRTTARSQLQNEVQAVLDRMEEDVRTSLVINPDSSFALSTNNFVTNKNPLATDRRLVKKDCSVASAGLLLEEALSYNLEYSVSGSKLMRKVSMNACQTSPNTWQRPKTETVMSSNSATDLQIDYINISSSEPSAVRIKLTAKRQVAGSEISYTGIMYARSLNAQ; encoded by the coding sequence ATGTCTCACAGTAAGTATCAGCGCGGTTTCACGCTGGTGGAGATGTTGGTGATATCGCCATTGGTGATCATCATTTTGGCGGGAATCGTTGGTATCGTTATCAGTTTGACGACGGAGTCCATGCGTACGACTGCTCGTTCTCAGCTGCAAAACGAAGTGCAGGCGGTGCTGGATCGTATGGAAGAAGACGTGCGCACTAGTCTGGTTATCAACCCTGACTCATCATTTGCGCTAAGTACCAATAATTTTGTCACCAACAAAAACCCACTAGCAACCGACCGGCGACTGGTCAAAAAGGACTGTTCAGTGGCGAGCGCTGGGCTACTTCTCGAAGAAGCCTTGTCATACAACCTGGAGTATTCAGTCTCCGGCTCAAAGCTCATGAGAAAAGTTTCCATGAATGCGTGCCAAACGTCGCCAAATACCTGGCAGCGTCCAAAGACAGAAACCGTGATGTCGTCAAATTCTGCGACTGATTTACAGATTGACTATATCAATATCTCCAGCTCTGAACCGAGTGCTGTCAGGATCAAATTGACCGCCAAACGTCAAGTTGCAGGTAGTGAAATCAGCTACACCGGCATCATGTATGCTAGGTCGCTCAACGCACAATGA
- a CDS encoding type IV pilus modification PilV family protein: protein MKKGFTVVELMITLFVASLFIISGYQLYQVVVFRGSDARKLSEASTLAYEVLRSEGTYQEISQLCFGSSHPEQTITRTNALLGTVNITLKRCRVQPNVGVMRVTATAKYDNPAKEVSHAVYVSQ from the coding sequence ATGAAAAAAGGTTTTACGGTTGTTGAGCTGATGATTACACTGTTTGTTGCGTCACTTTTCATCATCAGTGGTTACCAGCTATACCAGGTGGTAGTGTTTCGCGGTAGTGATGCTCGCAAATTATCGGAGGCGAGCACTTTGGCGTACGAAGTACTACGGTCTGAAGGCACCTATCAAGAGATATCGCAACTCTGCTTTGGTTCGTCTCACCCTGAACAGACCATCACTCGTACCAATGCGCTGCTCGGAACGGTAAATATCACGCTCAAGCGTTGCCGTGTTCAGCCAAACGTTGGGGTGATGCGCGTGACGGCCACTGCCAAATATGACAATCCAGCAAAGGAAGTTTCTCATGCGGTCTATGTCTCACAGTAA
- a CDS encoding type IV pilin protein, protein MSRRTGFTVVEVIIVMAIMAILLAIGTVSFRSYQVSTRDKTREGDITTIQNYLESLYPRELRDSSNNIIKSAGSYPAHVISGAGGSAMTDALFDQIFSELPDAAKKGPLPGEKFVSAGVLQYGSHSTPLNRSMLMSYTSDYNTHKPSGYANGAYAYFAINRSGNRCITLTDECQGYIIMYHLEGQPLEWKIVEKSR, encoded by the coding sequence ATGAGTCGACGAACTGGTTTCACGGTTGTGGAAGTGATTATTGTGATGGCTATCATGGCTATTTTGCTGGCCATCGGTACCGTTAGTTTTCGGTCATATCAAGTTTCAACTCGTGACAAAACACGTGAGGGTGATATCACAACCATTCAAAATTATCTAGAATCATTATATCCTCGCGAACTGCGTGATTCATCAAACAATATCATCAAATCAGCTGGTAGCTATCCAGCGCATGTGATTAGCGGTGCAGGTGGTAGCGCCATGACCGATGCACTCTTTGATCAGATATTCTCCGAGCTGCCAGATGCTGCAAAGAAGGGTCCGCTGCCAGGAGAGAAGTTTGTCTCCGCTGGTGTTTTGCAGTATGGATCACACTCGACCCCACTAAATCGTTCAATGCTGATGTCGTATACGAGCGACTACAATACTCATAAACCATCAGGTTACGCCAACGGTGCGTACGCGTATTTTGCTATCAACCGTTCAGGCAACCGCTGCATCACCTTGACTGACGAATGTCAGGGCTATATCATCATGTATCATCTCGAGGGGCAGCCCCTTGAGTGGAAAATAGTGGAGAAAAGCCGGTGA
- the murB gene encoding UDP-N-acetylmuramate dehydrogenase, producing MNISTDISLKQYTTMQVGGNARFLTEATAAEEIPQIYHDAQSRQLPVFVLGGGSNVIAKDEGFEGVVLLNRIKGFEVVSEDEQSVTLKIGAGEVWDEVVARTVDMGLSGIEAMSAIPGTAGAAPVQNVGAYGQEIADTLVEVEAYDSATDAMVVLPAEACHFSYRHSIFRGSQMGRYCITAIIIRLSRRAPQPPFYAGLQRYLDEHHITNYTPAAIRQAVIAIRRDKLPDPTVTPNSGSFFKNAMVSQEMLDAIRQTHPDVPNYAMPDGTYKIPTGWLIDQAGFRGKELHNMKIHDKNALVLTNPHAATYHDLESARQAIIQAVYDQFHVRIEQEPLEL from the coding sequence ATGAATATTTCTACAGACATTTCTCTCAAACAATACACCACCATGCAAGTGGGCGGTAATGCACGCTTTTTGACAGAGGCCACGGCAGCGGAGGAGATTCCACAGATATATCACGATGCCCAGTCGCGCCAGTTGCCAGTTTTTGTGTTGGGTGGCGGCAGTAATGTGATCGCCAAAGATGAGGGTTTTGAGGGTGTTGTGCTACTCAATCGTATCAAGGGTTTTGAGGTTGTGTCAGAAGATGAGCAATCAGTAACGCTCAAAATTGGCGCTGGTGAAGTTTGGGACGAAGTGGTGGCGCGAACGGTAGACATGGGCCTGAGCGGGATTGAGGCAATGTCTGCTATCCCTGGTACGGCTGGAGCTGCGCCAGTGCAGAACGTTGGTGCCTATGGGCAGGAGATAGCAGATACCTTAGTGGAGGTTGAGGCATATGATTCAGCTACAGACGCCATGGTTGTGTTGCCTGCTGAGGCATGTCATTTTTCTTACCGCCACAGTATTTTTCGTGGCTCACAGATGGGTCGCTATTGCATCACGGCCATCATTATTCGCTTGTCACGCCGCGCTCCACAGCCGCCATTTTACGCTGGTTTGCAGCGATATCTCGATGAACATCACATCACCAATTACACCCCGGCAGCCATTCGTCAGGCGGTTATTGCTATTCGGCGTGACAAACTGCCCGATCCGACCGTGACGCCTAACAGCGGCTCATTCTTTAAGAATGCCATGGTCAGTCAAGAGATGCTGGATGCGATTCGTCAAACTCACCCTGATGTGCCAAACTACGCTATGCCAGATGGGACTTATAAAATTCCAACTGGTTGGCTGATCGATCAAGCGGGCTTCCGCGGCAAAGAGCTTCACAACATGAAAATTCATGACAAAAACGCGTTAGTACTGACCAATCCTCATGCCGCAACCTATCATGACCTCGAATCTGCTCGCCAAGCCATCATCCAGGCAGTGTATGATCAATTTCATGTCCGCATTGAGCAAGAGCCATTAGAATTATAG